The Elgaria multicarinata webbii isolate HBS135686 ecotype San Diego chromosome 15, rElgMul1.1.pri, whole genome shotgun sequence sequence tagtacagctctaacagtcaggaagtttttcctgatgcccagccggaatctggcttcctgtaacttgagtccattattccgtgtcctgcactctgggaggatcgagaagagatcctggccctgggAAACCAGGAAATCCCTCCTTCAGTCTGTTAACCAGTATGATACAACAGTTCTTTGTGACCTTCTGGCGCTCACTACAAAATAACCAGGCATCTAGTCCACAACacactcctatacatgtctacttagaaggaaGCATATACAGGTTTGCAGCCTAAGAGGCAAAGCACACGTGACCTCTTGTGCCCTGAATAGCCTAAGAACTACACATACAGTTCTGAAAGTTTGTTCAGATCACATCTTTATTATTGTTTGCAGCATGGTGTTTAGAAAGACTTAACATAGGTTCTTCCACTGGCTTTGGTGATACCTGCCTATGATGCACACAGAACATTGCAGCAGTCTTGAAATTACTTCAACACTGACGAGGTACTAGATTGAACACAATAGTAGTAAAGGATATCCAAAGTTCCCTGTGATGTGTTTAGCAGGGTTTACATTGGGCAGGTGAGGAGGGCGGGGATTGCTACAACCACATTCCAGTTCCAGTCATTGGAATGGATTTTTGCTCAtgtaagttgcagagaaattgaGATTTTTCAAAAAATACCCTCTATACCACTCTGGCTTCCCATAAAGTGACTATTGCTTGACAAAGGGGGTTTAGGGTATTACACACCACACACTATTAACGATCCCTGAATTCAGCTGCTTCCACAATAGCATTCACATAAATCAGTGTTGTGCAATTGGATTTGAGTGCTACTAAATCTACAGTCCAAAGGAGAGGTGGTATTGTCCTGTTTTGCAGACAAGGAAACTGAGGCACACAGGTAATCTAACTATTGCCCAGCTGAAAAGAGGAGAAGCTCCAAGGCTTTAGTTGCCAACATGTTGTATTTCTGCGCGGCAAAAGACAGAAGGACAACTTCTGAACAGACTGGGAAGTGCTGATGTAACGGGCATACAGTTTCTGCAGTTTAACAACAGACTAATTTACACACCATGTCTAACAAGATTGTCTCAAGCTtccaggaggagaaaaaaaaggcTGCTTGGATTTCAGCACACCCTGGAATATTGCTACTCTAGACCATAGATTTAGATGACGCTGAACATTAACACACCAAGTTACTCCAGTCTAATCCACAATAAGGCTACAGCAGTGAGACAGTTTGATAGCAGAACTGTTACCAGCTCTACTCTCCACAGACAGGACTGTTTTCCGGAAAGAGGAGCTGGCTTGCATCTCGGAGCAGTCTCTAATTTGCAAGCAGGATAGATGAGGTATAGCGCAGCTACGCGGTTTGCAGGAAAAGACTGCGCTTCCCCAGAGGTTCGCGTTTCCTCAGAAATGTGGGGTACAAAATCTGTTGGAATCTGGTATCTGCtgctctttttcctctctctcaaaCCCTGAACAAGAGACGGACGTGCCCTTGGGAAAGCGGGCACAGCATCTTCTCATCTCCCGGAAGAAGGCTTCACATTTGGATTCCAAGTAGTTGttttctggaagacagaaaacaaTAAGTGAAGCAAATCGTGAGCTCAGCGGGCGAATTACGGTTCCGGTCTTGTGAGCCACATTTTAAGAGTACAGACACCTTGGACTGCTCTCCTCATCCTGACTGTCTTAGCACTT is a genomic window containing:
- the CMC4 gene encoding cx9C motif-containing protein 4 yields the protein MAQKDPCQKHACQIQKCLQENNYLESKCEAFFREMRRCCARFPKGTSVSCSGFEREEKEQQIPDSNRFCTPHF